One window of the Babesia microti strain RI chromosome IV, complete genome genome contains the following:
- a CDS encoding vacuolar ATP synthase subunit g, putative (overlaps_old_locusTagID:BBM_III05325;~overlaps_old_locusTagID:BBM_III05330) encodes MSNNSSNALIQQLLKAEQEAEEIIKRAKDAKAKLLNDAEIMAQKEIEQFKKMEDELFKEKLKELPNENDTTINKMREETEQIIKKYRQKAASISESLVNFLVTNVITVNLPTNTLES; translated from the exons ATGTCCAACAATAGTTCGAATGCATTAATTCAACAGTTGCTGAAGGCGGAACAAGAAGCGGAGGAAATTATCAAAAGGGCTAAGGATG CCAAAGCCAAGCTGCTAAATGATGCTGAAATTATGGCGCAAAAGGAGATCGAGCAGTTCAAGAAAATGGAAgatgaattgtttaagGAAAAACTGAAGGAACTCCCCAACGAAAACGATACAACCATCAATAAGATGAGGGAGGAGACTGAACagattattaaaaaatatcgtCAGAAAGCTGCAAGTATCTCTGAGTCGCTGGTAAACTTTCTGGTCACGAATGTCATTACCGTCAACTTGCCCACCAACACATTAGAGTCCTAA
- a CDS encoding hypothetical protein (overlaps_old_locusTagID:BBM_III05320) encodes MAGPISADTTVSGDSTNFINKLLQLKELSGDISEIYKRANKFNNKLVSLQSDFSNNIQNFSTILSGISQSYLIYKKLGRKIENLEKLNVLMDSYIQCIQIPEELVDSVGNDVIDNNYLLKHTYFLAKLDLCNQIQHENYPSLIRARIKLKQLLDLANKRIYHHLRYIMEEGFKSQNFHNLLDNKYLYDHLFKYSTLTNDLRKGYSEMLKTSYFNSLDDNLRVLGNFNMCNTYLAPKAKTNAKSSFKLVKYLNKIFITEFRDYLLSDCDWKKLFAAEQSRGTNNAPENLFNQFITKIISYSNKELSMASKLFDICDEDFGINYQILSDYTEIRQVLVPTLEKFMGKCEIYLDKSEDIVGHLLILTFIVDTISYFETNGYTQYQEIMSNVKLMFTAKVQNIISNVINEMVEYNRISVKNSKDYLKSVANTPDWNIELTATLIVTCMRVIHCYNFDDIIKLFNDLIETTLNAIISLSALQESRVKEDIYVINQLASLISALDSKSCRAIVERLDKLYQETCCRHINSQIKLMFKPIIEITSDANIDKFMSLSNEFITSHKNILYNVDKACKQYFHSKVTHTTILQHARNSVINIWNEYLVKLEKFKEINPSSGADKLYNMSKSVSL; translated from the exons ATGGCAGGACCGATTTCCGCTGATACAACTGTCTCTGGTGATTCTACCAAttttataaacaaattattacaattaaaagAATTATCCGGTGATATTTCTGAAATTTATAAACGtgcaaacaaatttaacaacaAACTAGTATCATTGCAGTCAGATTTCTCAAATaatatccaaaatttttccACCATTTTGAGTGGCATATCACAAAGTTAT CTAATTTATAAGAAGTTGGGAAGGAAGATTGAAAATCTCGAGAAGTTAAACGTTTTGATGGACAGTTACATTCAATGCATTCAGATACCCGAAGAGCTCGTTGATTCCGTTGGAAATGACGTTATCgacaataattatttgcttAAACACACCTATTTTCTGGCTAAATTGGACCTGTGCAATCAGATACAACATGAAAATTATCCATCATTA ATACGGGCTCGAATAAAACTCAAACAATTGCTCGATTTGGCAAATAAACGTATATATCACCACTTGAGATATATTATGGAGGAGGGATTTAAATcccaaaattttcacaacCTACTTGATAATAAGTACTTATATGACCACCTATTCAAATACTCCACTTTGACTAATGACTTGAGGAAGGGTTATTCAGAAATGTTAAAAACGAGCTACTTTAATAGTTTGGATGATAATCTTAGAGTACTGGGAAATTTTAACATGTGTAACACTTATTTAGCACCCAAAGCTAAAACTAATGCTAAATCTAGTTTTAAACTTGTAAAATACctgaataaaatatttataaccGAATTTAGGGATTACTTGCTGTCAGACTGCGATTGGAAAAAGTTATTTGCTGCGGAACAATCTAGAG gtACAAACAATGCGCCAGAAAATCTGTTCAACCAGTTTATCaccaaaataatttcatacaGTAATAAAGAATTATCTATGGcatccaaattatttgatatttgtgatgAAGATTTCGGCatcaattatcaaatattgagCGATTACACTGAGATTAGACAAGTACTTGTACCAACACTAGAAAAGTTCATGGGTAAATGTGAAATTTACCTGGACAAATCAGAAGACATAGTTGGACACTTATTAATACTAACATTCATTGTTGACACGATAAGTTATTTTGAAACTAATGGCTATACCCAGTACCAGGAAATAATGTCTAATGTGAAACTAATGTTTACTGCTAAAgtacaaaatattatttcaaatgtaataaatgaaatGGTGGAATACAATCGTATTTCTGTTAAAAATTCGAAGGATTACTTAAAATCTGTGGCTAATACGCCAGATTGGAATATAGAATTAACTGCCACATTGATAGTTACTTGTATGCGTGTTATACATTGctataattttgatgatataataaaacTTTTCAACGATCTAATTGAAACGACTTTGAACGCCATAATCTCTCTGTCTGCATTGCAGGAAAGCAGAGTTAAGGAAGATATTTACGTTATTAACCAATTGGCCTCATTGATAAGTGCGTTGGATTCAAAGAGCTGCAGGGCCATTGTTGAAAG GTTGGACAAATTATACCAAGAAACTTGTTGTAGACACATAAATTCTCAAATTAAACTGATGTTTAAACCGATCATCGAAATTACAAGTGAtgcaaatattgataaattcatGTCTTTGTCAAACGAGTTTATCACATCGCACAAAaacatattgtacaatgtAGATAAGGCGTGTAAACAATACTTTCACTCAAAAGTCACTCACACAACTATTTTGCAAcat GCCAGAAATTCtgttatcaatatatgGAATGAGTACTTGGTTAAATTAGAAAAGTTTAAGGAGATAAATCCATCTAGTGGCGCGGATAAACTGTACAATATGTCCAAAAGCGTTagtttgtaa
- a CDS encoding hypothetical protein (overlaps_old_locusTagID:BBM_III05340), whose amino-acid sequence MAATVTSGGASTVGPSMSSKENLLSKYLQEKSPFIHDTKFDLSLKEYPLGPILLPIPLSSELLGYETSALEVLHRWMNFQNLSEQIDLDEMIDYELATKSEEMQQCEEPLDLSGVVPSFILDQVKQLATRRQEKSSKLLGISPLKSAADNTQNNWLRLSKEQRVQIYMDSIRNSFVDPKTLVNPKNPNLKQKKVYKVMPNVQHWKNTYIHTSISGGVAEIDKGERGFMRVTEETPTSKQFEYYCSVGMEGKAERFSFLRNYTCQHSAKGSVGENYYLMLLPQQLYQLANQTLENKSNFQLKQQTHASQSQGIDGNATDIPDADNDTIYIISIKGQKSVLTKAGGGKKHDYLITYKDDDEEEGEDATSNASA is encoded by the exons ATGGCCGCCACAGTCACATCAGGCGGGGCGTCCACTGTAGGGCCGTCAATGTCTAGCAAGGAAAACCTCCTCTCCAAATATCTGCAAGAAAAATCGCCGTTCATACACGACACTAAGTTTGATCTGTCGCTCAAAGAGTATCCCTTGGGTCCAATCCTCCTGCCCATTCCACTGAGCAGCGAGCTGCTAGGCTACGAGACCAGCGCACTAGAAGTTTTACACCGATGGatgaattttcaaaatctaAGCGAGCAGATTGATCTAGATGAAATGATTGACTATGAGCTCGCAACTAAATCTGAGGAGATGCAACAATGCGAGGAGCCACTGGACCTCTCTGGTGTTGTTCCCAGCTTCATATTGGACCAGGTGAAACAACTAGCCACTAGGAGGCAGGAAAAGTCCTCCAAATTGCTTGGTATTAGTCCACTAAAATCTGCAGCTGATAATACGCAAAACAATTGGCTAAGACTCTCCAAGGAACAGCGCGTTCAGATCTACATGGATAGCATCAGAAACAGTTTTGTCGATCCAAAGACGCTAGTAAACCCAAAAAACCCAAACCTGAAGCAAAAGAAAGTCTACAAGGTGATGCCAAATGTACAACACTGGAAAAATACGTACATACATACCAGCATTTCCGGCGGCGTCGCTGAAATAGATAAGGGCGAAAGGGGATTCATGAGGGTAACGGAAGAAACTCCTACCAGCAAGCAGTTTGAGTATTATTGCAGTGTTGGAATGGAAGGGAAGGCTGAAAGGTTTTCATTCCTACGAAATTATACCTGCCAG CACTCTGCAAAGGGCTCGGTAGGTGAAAACTATTATCTGATGTTGCTTCCCCAACAATTGTACCAGCTGGCCAATCAAACGCTTGAAAACAAGTCCAATTTCCAACTTAAGCAACAAACGCATGCATCCCAATCGCAGGGTATTGATGGGAATGCTACAGACATTCCTGACGCAGATAATGATACCATCTATATTATATCCATCAAGGGCCAAAAATCAGTGCTGACAAAGGCCGGAGGGGGCAAGAAACATGATTACCTAATCACATATAAGGATGATGATGAGGAAGAGGGGGAGGATGCTACCAGCAATGCCTCCGCGTAA
- a CDS encoding glideosome associated protein with multiple membrane spans 1 (GAPM1) (overlaps_old_locusTagID:BBM_III05315) encodes MYFTYVIRPGDAPESRKPQFEPIWEFLMNYNLRLGFVIQLTSYAILISSIYAGGKSPFGLLGFLRATVDSIGITPFSSVLFCHGGFIIGTLLIMAFIQMAEDDSSIKQSRGYRAGTKFILQATSFASVSWCLSLVTFLGATYYFDSEWLDEQIGVGSNWIIHFTSRVLDSFAMLCYAGGCFFLETYHSHGTNEIWGWICGAAYIATGTTELLALITYNTPNFSAFEYLHTLSFGISILVSCIWAFLFEPVSHLHDVKLNQSALRNEYYKSKNALAYYGPAVVTNNGEINITS; translated from the exons ATGTACTTCACTTATGTAATACGACCAGGAGATGCGCCTGAGAGTAGGAAACCGCAATTTGAACCCATTTGGGAATTCTTAATGAATTACAACCTACGTTTGGGCTTTGTAATCCAATTAACTTCCTATGCAATTCTCATCTCTAGCATTTATGCTGGTGGGAAGAGTCCATTTGGACTTTTAGGATTTCTCAGAGCAACAGTAGATAGTATTGGCATCACACCCTTCTCATCTGTGTTATTTTGCCATGGCGGATTCATCATTGGGACACTTCTTATTATGGCCTTTATACAAATGGCGGAGGACGATAGTAG CATTAAACAATCAAGGGGTTATCGCGCTGGGACTAAATTTATCCTACAGGCTACTTCATTTGCATCAGTTTCTTGGTGTTTATCATTGGTGACATTTCTGGGTGCTACTTATTACTTTGATTCGGAATGGTTGGATGAGCAAATTGGCGTTGGATCGAATTGGATAATTCACTTTACATCAAGAGTTTTGGATTCATTTGCCATGCTTTGTTATGCTGGCGGTTGTTTCTTTTTGGAAACTTATCATTCTCATGGCACCAACGAGATTTGGGGGTGGATTTGCGGTGCAGCATATATAGCTACAGGGACTACTG aacTACTTGCACTGATAACTTACAACACACCAAACTTTTCAGCATTCGAGTATTTGCACACACTATCATTTGGCATATCTATACTTGTTAGTTGTATATGGGCGTTCCTATTCGAGCCAGTTAGTCATCTACATGATGTGAAGCTTAACCAGAGTGCTTTGAGGAACGAATATTACAAGTCTAAGAATGCGTTGGCTTATTATGGCCCTGCTGTGGTTACCAATAATGGGGAAATCAACATCACCTCTTAG
- a CDS encoding RNA-binding protein 39 (overlaps_old_locusTagID:BBM_III05310): MSSGNHVSRYDKRSCSGSPRHKSRDRSHHRRHTSRSRSRSRHAHSHSHSHSVHAHSRSRSRYSGSRHSHSRSKHSHSRSRHSSRSDRDEIEEAKLRAEKLKQIKEFKRNKEQEEAMRTDLTVLVANLHMKITEREIYELFSDGAGKIRDIQLVRDQRTGRPKGVAYVEFYTNDSVIKALSMSGHFLLNQPIRVTASQAEKNRAAKASKEFQTNESEMPLRLYVGGLVDSLVNISENELRQLFVPFGEILSVELHRDPFTGKPKGFAFIEYKRASEAREAMLAMDGFEISGRNIKVNLTSDNRPNAYTALNGLNNAQKITNDLDRLEKEKMEEYDSDLMPGAVSKIELMKRLNRDGDLPTSNKTSLDAAKVIPGVSAPGNSATVGVTENIVLSNMFSATDPQIMEDPEFFTDLVEDVKSECKKYGNVLQVYINKSVPDGMVWVKFATVEQAVAAFQSLNDRFFGGNSISAAFATNHTWLSTCKALK; the protein is encoded by the coding sequence ATGTCTAGTGGAAACCACGTATCTCGATACGACAAAAGGTCGTGTAGCGGTTCTCCTAGGCACAAATCGCGTGATAGGTCCCACCATCGCAGGCATACTTCTAGAAGCCGTTCGCGCTCTAGGCATGCGCATTCACATTCCCATTCGCATTCAGTACATGCTCATAGTCGTTCTAGGTCCAGATACTCAGGTTCTAGACATTCTCATAGTAGATCTAAGCATTCTCACAGCCGTAGTAGGCATTCGTCCAGAAGTGATAGGGATGAGATTGAGGAGGCCAAGCTCAGGGCGGAGAAGCTCAAACAGATTAAAGAATTTAAGCGCAACAAAGAACAAGAAGAGGCCATGAGGACTGACTTAACAGTTTTGGTGGCCAATTTGCATATGAAGATAACTGAAAGGGAGATTTATGAACTTTTCTCCGATGGCGCTGGCAAGATAAGAGATATACAGCTTGTCCGTGATCAAAGAACTGGTAGGCCAAAGGGCGTTGCATATGTGGAATTTTATACCAATGATTCAGTGATCAAAGCACTGAGTATGAGTGGCCACTTTTTGCTAAACCAACCCATTAGAGTAACCGCGTCACAGGCCGAAAAGAACCGAGCCGCTAAAGCTTCAAAGGAATTTCAGACAAATGAAAGCGAAATGCCTTTGAGATTGTATGTGGGCGGGCTAGTGGATTCTCTGGTCAACATTAGTGAGAATGAGCTGAGACAATTATTTGTTCCATTCGGAGAAATCTTAAGTGTCGAGCTTCACCGCGATCCCTTCACTGGCAAACCAAAAGGATTCGCCTTTATCGAATACAAGAGGGCATCAGAAGCCCGTGAGGCTATGTTGGCAATGGATGGCTTTGAAATTAGTGGGAGGAACATCAAAGTAAACCTCACATCTGACAACCGGCCCAATGCATATACAGCACTTAATGGATTAAACAATGCGCagaaaataacaaatgatCTTGACAGGTTGGAGAAAGAGAAAATGGAGGAATATGACAGTGATCTGATGCCTGGTGCTGTGTCTAAGATAGAACTAATGAAACGACTAAATCGCGATGGAGACTTACCAACTTCTAACAAGACAAGTTTGGATGCGGCGAAAGTTATACCTGGTGTATCAGCTCCCGGAAATTCTGCTACAGTTGGTGTAACTGAGAATATAGTTCTAAGTAACATGTTTAGCGCTACAGATCCACAAATTATGGAGGATCCCGAATTTTTTACTGACCTTGTGGAAGATGTAAAAAGTGAGTGTAAGAAATACGGCAATGTATTGCAGGTTTACATAAACAAAAGTGTGCCTGACGGCATGGTATGGGTCAAATTTGCAACTGTAGAACAGGCTGTGGCAGCATTTCAGAGCCTAAATGATCGTTTCTTTGGTGGAAACTCTATTAGTGCCGCATTTGCAACAAACCATACTTGGTTGAGTACATGTAAGGCTTTAAAGTAA
- a CDS encoding large subunit ribosomal protein L23Ae (overlaps_old_locusTagID:BBM_III05335): MGWAIAMVKAQKEQPDKGKGDAKNKPPVSSKQKPSKVDIKKAKNAAKSVKKSTTLSKVKVRRNIHFFRKKTLKKPRTPKFPRVLKTRHSKKLDKYSIVKYPLTTECSMKMIEEINTLVFIVDPRANKRKIKLAMKNLYDVDCQSVNTLIRPDGLKKAFVRLSPDQDALDVANKIGII; the protein is encoded by the coding sequence ATGGGGTGGGCCATTGCAATGGTTAAGGCCCAAAAGGAACAGCCAGACAAAGGCAAAGGGGACGCCAAAAATAAGCCCCCGGTTAGTTCCAAACAAAAACCCTCAAAGGTTGATATTAAGAAGGCGAAAAATGCTGCGAAATCTGTGAAAAAATCCACCACCTTGTCCAAAGTCAAAGTTAGACGGAATATACATTTCTTCAGAAAGAAGACGTTGAAAAAACCGAGAACTCCCAAATTTCCCAGAGTTTTAAAAACACGCCACTCTAAAAAATTAgacaaatattcaattgtCAAATATCCCCTCACCACTGAATGCTCCATGAAGATGATTGAAGAAATCAATACTCTCGTCTTTATCGTAGATCCTAGGGCTAACAAGAGAAAAATCAAGTTGGCCATGAAAAATCTTTACGATGTGGATTGCCAGAGCGTAAATACTTTGATTCGTCCAGACGGGCTGAAGAAGGCTTTCGTTAGACTCTCACCCGACCAGGACGCACTGGATGTTGCCAACAAAATCGGCATAATCTAA
- a CDS encoding N-alpha-acetyltransferase 40 (overlaps_old_locusTagID:BBM_III05330) codes for MTVKQVRDVIKRANQLHTIDLHGPNTDVLLRENSELLNKLQGLNYSYTWACRANVDRFLIKQCLELVRGNMMKLYNESKFCGGWNDRSKLQILSANSNFYFLIIDSTDCLVGFICYRFIAIHECQPITPVCYIFEIQLRSDCCGNGVGQLLIKLAQKVANKYKLSKVMCTCIKSNTRALNFYYKCGFTADASDPDTCYKTIGSQGPVTVGEACYKILKL; via the exons ATGACTGTAAAGCAGGTTCGTGATGTTATAAAAAGAGCAAATCAACTACACACTATAGATTTACATGGTCCTAATACAGATGTATTACTACGAGAAAACTCAGagttgttaaataaattgcaaGGTCTAAACTATAGTTACACATGGGCTTGCCGTGCCAATGTGGATCGATTTTTGATTAAACAATGTCTAGAGCTTGTGAGGGGCAAcatgatgaaattgtacaacgaatcaaaattttgcgGCGGCTGGAATGATAGGAGCAAGTTACAAATATTGAGTGCCAACTCTAACTTCTACTTTTTGATAATAGATAGCACAGATTGTTTAGTTGGCTTCATTTGTTATCGTTTTATCGCAATTCACGAGTGCCAGCCCATTACCCCTGTTTGTTACATATTTGAAATACAGCTCAGG AGCGATTGTTGCGGCAATGGAGTTGGACAATTACTTATAAAATTGGCTCAAAAAGTAGCCAACAAATATAAGTTGAGTAAAGTTATGTGCACCTGCATAAAATCCAACACCAGGGCACTAAACTTTTACTACAAATGCGGGTTTACAGCAGATGCCAGCGACCCCGATACATGTTACAAAACTATAGGTTCACAGGGACCAGTGACGGTGGGGGAGGCCTGCTATAAGATTCTTAAGCTATGa